The bacterium genome has a window encoding:
- the pyrE gene encoding orotate phosphoribosyltransferase, whose translation MDVMKLLEEKGAILNGHFLLSSGLHSKRYIQMAKVLQYPNPASFLGKGLAEIFKKDKIDIVLSPALGGITIGYEVARHLNKRAIFSERRDGKMGLFRGFEIKEKENVLIIEDVFTTGKTIKELIELIDNCKANITGIGVVIDRGQRAEGRGQRAEIRSLIRLNIETYRPEECPLCKEGIPFIKPGSR comes from the coding sequence ATGGATGTAATGAAATTATTGGAAGAAAAAGGGGCTATTCTTAATGGCCATTTTCTCCTTTCATCAGGCCTTCATTCAAAAAGGTATATTCAAATGGCAAAGGTTCTTCAATATCCAAATCCTGCTTCTTTTCTTGGCAAAGGGCTTGCGGAAATTTTTAAGAAAGATAAGATTGATATTGTTCTTTCTCCTGCTTTGGGTGGAATTACAATTGGCTATGAGGTAGCAAGGCATCTTAATAAAAGGGCAATATTTTCCGAAAGAAGGGATGGAAAGATGGGGCTTTTCAGGGGATTTGAGATAAAAGAAAAAGAAAATGTATTGATTATTGAGGATGTTTTTACAACAGGAAAGACCATTAAGGAGCTAATTGAATTGATAGATAATTGTAAAGCAAATATTACAGGAATCGGCGTTGTAATAGATAGGGGACAGAGGGCAGAGGGCAGAGGACAGAGGGCAGAAATTAGGTCATTGATTAGGTTGAATATAGAAACCTATAGGCCAGAAGAATGCCCCCTATGTAAAGAGGGTATTCCATTCATTAAACCAGGTTCAAGGTAA
- a CDS encoding diacylglycerol kinase, with the protein MKLFIEGFNYAISGVIHGLKTQRNMQFHIVAAVIVVILSFLLRIDRIELLSVAFAIAIVLIAEMLNTSIETIVNMTTNTQSELARIAKDIGAGAVLIAAINAVIVGYTVIYNHIPRDIIQFAVKKVEHSSSHLTFSALLLVIIAIIALKAYFKKGTYLYGGMPSGHTAVAFAIWTAVSFVEKSLLTSTLVLILCVVIAFERIRVGIHTFLEVLFGAIIGVLITILVFQLLG; encoded by the coding sequence ATGAAGCTTTTTATTGAGGGTTTTAATTATGCTATATCGGGTGTTATCCATGGGCTTAAGACCCAGAGGAATATGCAGTTTCATATTGTCGCCGCTGTTATTGTTGTTATCTTAAGCTTTCTTTTAAGGATTGATAGAATTGAGCTGCTTAGTGTTGCCTTTGCTATTGCCATTGTTTTAATTGCTGAAATGCTTAATACATCCATTGAAACAATTGTAAATATGACAACAAATACCCAATCAGAGCTTGCAAGGATAGCAAAGGATATTGGAGCTGGTGCTGTGCTTATTGCGGCAATAAATGCAGTAATCGTCGGATATACCGTTATCTATAACCATATTCCAAGGGATATAATCCAATTTGCTGTAAAGAAGGTAGAGCATAGCTCATCACACCTTACATTCTCTGCCTTGCTTCTTGTCATTATTGCTATTATTGCTTTAAAGGCATATTTTAAAAAGGGAACATATCTATATGGTGGAATGCCATCAGGACATACAGCCGTTGCCTTTGCTATATGGACAGCTGTGTCTTTTGTGGAAAAAAGCCTTCTTACATCAACCCTTGTCCTTATCTTATGCGTTGTAATTGCTTTTGAAAGGATACGGGTAGGCATCCATACATTTCTGGAGGTGCTATTCGGAGCAATTATTGGAGTCTTAATAACCATCCTCGTTTTTCAATTATTGGGATGA